The proteins below come from a single Stomoxys calcitrans chromosome 1, idStoCalc2.1, whole genome shotgun sequence genomic window:
- the LOC106092504 gene encoding enhancer of split malpha protein: MNLNLHNNNNSSLYNSYKNNTYTVYKSKVSPSRRLKNLLKPVLGRIFKTKASKPKRSSYIASEEKECEFDWLNNDMDNMANEHLEHRLIDELRHSESGEAIVVIDENGGRHLEFVDKDNIYVPVHFARTNAGTFFWTSIQRETIEPYQIEWNFLDRWAQA; this comes from the coding sequence ATGAATCTCAActtgcacaacaacaacaactcttcGCTATATAACAGCTACAAGAACAACACTTACACAGTTTACAAATCCAAAGTTTCACCTTCGCGACGCCTTAAGAATTTATTAAAGCCCGTCTTGGGTCGCATCTTCAAGACAAAAGCCAGCAAGCCCAAACGCAGTTCCTACATTGCCTCCGAGGAGAAGGAATGCGAATTCGATTGGCTCAACAATGACATGGACAACATGGCCAATGAACATTTGGAGCATCGTTTAATCGATGAATTGCGTCACAGTGAAAGTGGAGAAGCCATAGTGGTTATCGATGAGAATGGTGGACGTCATTTGGAGTTTGTTGACAAGGACAATATCTATGTTCCTGTACACTTTGCCCGAACCAATGCAGGCACCTTCTTTTGGACTTCGATACAACGTGAGACCATAGAACCTTATCAAATTGAATGGAATTTCCTAGATCGTTGGGCCCAAGCCTAA